In a genomic window of Bacillota bacterium:
- a CDS encoding 2,3-bisphosphoglycerate-independent phosphoglycerate mutase, whose protein sequence is MVDIKVVSEISMKTDSKIVLVVADGLGGLPSEDTGLTELETASKPNIDRLVGDCECGLIDPVALGVTPGSGPSHLALFGYDPTEYEIGRGVLEALGVGFDLGPKDVAARGNFCTVDQNGIVVDRRAGRIPTEKTRELCELLKDVKVSGADVMIVTGKIHRFVVVFRGDGLSGNIADTDPQKEGKAPRKPEALSPDAEKTSRIVNEFISKAAEILRDQHPANMLLLRGFAKHPNIPTMGERFHLTPAAIATYPMYRGVAKLVGMDVLETGTTIADEIETLKANWDKYDFFYVHVKDTDSAGEDGNFGRRVEVLEALDREIPKILDLKPDVLVITGDHSTPARLKAHSWHPVPIMMWSKWSRRDGLKTFGERECRLGSLGRFPTLGVMPLMLANALKLSKFGA, encoded by the coding sequence ATGGTAGACATCAAGGTTGTTTCAGAGATCTCTATGAAGACGGATTCCAAAATCGTGCTGGTGGTCGCTGATGGATTGGGGGGACTTCCCAGCGAAGATACCGGTCTCACTGAATTAGAGACGGCCAGTAAGCCAAATATCGATAGGCTGGTCGGAGATTGCGAATGCGGTTTGATCGATCCGGTGGCCCTAGGTGTAACTCCCGGCAGTGGTCCGTCACATCTTGCTCTCTTTGGCTACGATCCAACAGAGTATGAAATAGGTAGGGGTGTCTTGGAGGCGCTGGGAGTCGGCTTTGACCTGGGACCGAAAGATGTGGCTGCCAGGGGAAACTTTTGCACCGTCGACCAGAATGGGATCGTCGTAGACAGGCGGGCAGGGAGGATACCCACGGAGAAGACGCGCGAATTATGCGAACTTCTGAAGGATGTAAAAGTCTCCGGCGCTGATGTTATGATCGTTACCGGCAAGATCCATAGATTCGTTGTCGTGTTCCGGGGTGACGGCCTATCCGGGAATATTGCTGATACCGACCCACAAAAAGAGGGGAAGGCGCCGAGGAAACCTGAGGCCCTTTCGCCAGATGCTGAGAAAACTTCTCGCATTGTGAACGAATTCATCTCAAAGGCGGCCGAAATCCTTCGCGATCAACATCCTGCCAATATGTTACTTTTGAGGGGGTTTGCGAAGCATCCTAATATACCCACCATGGGTGAGAGATTCCACCTGACCCCAGCCGCAATCGCGACTTATCCTATGTATCGAGGAGTCGCAAAGCTGGTTGGAATGGATGTCCTTGAAACGGGGACTACAATTGCAGATGAGATCGAGACATTGAAGGCCAATTGGGACAAGTATGATTTCTTCTATGTCCACGTCAAGGATACAGACAGCGCAGGCGAGGATGGCAACTTCGGTCGGCGGGTCGAAGTTCTCGAGGCCCTAGATCGCGAGATCCCCAAGATCCTAGATTTGAAGCCTGATGTACTCGTCATCACTGGAGATCATTCAACTCCGGCACGTTTGAAAGCACATAGCTGGCATCCGGTGCCGATAATGATGTGGTCCAAATGGTCGAGGCGTGATGGATTGAAGACATTTGGCGAACGGGAGTGCCGATTAGGAAGTCTCGGCAGGTTCCCGACTCTGGGAGTGATGCCTCTCATGCTCGCCAATGCCTTGAAATTATCAAAGTTTGGCGCCTGA
- a CDS encoding HD domain-containing protein gives MSRKGEAAFPPRFYDRGMRRRVKRVEKQHAKQYVSDFTPGQHISSPFLARDKQLINFANKPGQFLQITLLDKTGEIKAVLWEDNNGAFSAFEDGDIVWVEGQIKTYRGAPQVTIHELRKCEKGTYNLEDFLPRTKKDTELLLQTIRDTAASVKDPYLWMLLESFLDDPKWVTGFMNAPAAKSVHHAYLGGLIEHSTNVMNIALYISTIYPEIDRDLLVTGAILHDIGKIAEYRFDGILDISDEGRLLGHIVIGDQMIAEKIKGIEGFPKELEMKIRHMILSHHGEYEYGSPKRPKFAEACALHYADNLDAHVSRFIHVQQTYKGKAGHWSPYDNVLDRHIYLGSDYGMPVDEIAAAGPDDGRETH, from the coding sequence ATGTCCAGGAAGGGGGAAGCGGCGTTCCCTCCCCGGTTTTATGACCGGGGCATGCGACGCCGAGTAAAGAGAGTGGAAAAACAGCATGCAAAGCAGTATGTGTCAGATTTCACACCAGGCCAGCACATTTCAAGTCCTTTCCTGGCTAGGGACAAACAACTGATCAATTTCGCCAATAAACCAGGACAATTTTTGCAGATAACTTTGCTTGACAAAACGGGAGAGATAAAGGCAGTATTGTGGGAAGACAACAATGGAGCATTTTCCGCATTTGAGGATGGTGACATAGTCTGGGTTGAGGGACAGATAAAAACCTATCGTGGCGCTCCACAGGTGACTATTCACGAACTCCGCAAGTGCGAGAAGGGTACCTACAATCTAGAGGATTTTCTACCGCGGACTAAGAAGGATACTGAGCTCTTGCTGCAGACGATCAGGGATACAGCGGCGTCAGTCAAAGATCCCTATTTGTGGATGCTGCTCGAATCTTTTCTAGATGACCCGAAGTGGGTCACCGGATTTATGAATGCTCCCGCCGCGAAGTCCGTGCACCATGCGTATCTCGGCGGGCTGATCGAGCATTCCACGAATGTGATGAACATCGCCCTGTATATCTCCACCATCTACCCAGAGATCGACAGGGATCTCCTGGTCACGGGGGCCATTCTTCATGACATTGGCAAGATTGCCGAATATCGATTTGACGGCATCCTGGACATCTCTGACGAAGGGAGACTTCTCGGCCATATCGTCATAGGCGACCAGATGATCGCAGAGAAAATCAAGGGCATCGAGGGATTTCCCAAAGAACTGGAGATGAAGATACGCCACATGATCCTGAGCCATCATGGCGAATACGAGTATGGCTCGCCGAAACGCCCGAAATTCGCTGAGGCATGTGCGCTTCATTATGCTGACAACCTCGACGCCCACGTCTCCCGGTTCATCCATGTCCAACAGACCTACAAAGGGAAAGCTGGTCACTGGAGCCCGTATGATAATGTCCTGGATAGACATATCTATCTAGGGTCAGATTATGGTATGCCTGTGGATGAAATCGCGGCTGCAGGCCCCGATGATGGCCGGGAAACACATTAA
- a CDS encoding PBP1A family penicillin-binding protein, translating to MPIGPAIVRRNAKIILVILVLLILTIRVAPIPGRSQGSIFYDRNGRILTVTTSAGKIPVPIGQMSKYLPEAVVAIEDQRFYVHFGIDPVGLVRALVTNIRAGRIVEGGSTITQQLAKNMFLTPERSIDRKLKEAMLAVYLEMKFGKRAILEKYLNTVYFGHGAYGVEMASRVYFGKGAKDLTLAESAMLAGLIRGPYYYSPYRNIKAAMARRAMVLNRMVAMGYISPIEAAEAAREPIRLAGLEGREYRQAPYFVDYVMQQLADRYLNDGDLLYNGGLQIHTTLDVNIQVAAEEAFHEIIGELAKVSPAKQGSAQGGTLITQPQGALVAIEPQTGEVRALIGGTSFRMTPFNRAINAKRQPGSAFKPFVYAAALDHGFTAASSIACEPIYLPTAQGVYSPRDFGKESYHWRVLSLREALVVSCNVIAVKLNYALGPELGASYARNMGITSVLRPNLSLVLGTSEVSPLEMAVAYCPLANGGYAVKPKFMNSILSSTGGVIRTFATRKWKVLDPRTSYILTDMLKGVLKRGGTAPDVSRIFSHPAAGKTGSSQNFTDAWFVGYTPDLVAAVYIGHDDPATPVARPGGATAALIWARFMQRVYGNASPRDFTEPSGLVRREVCGTSGMSPTPFCPWTRQEVFKAETAPDTPCTWHSPGAVMKGMNKAR from the coding sequence TTGCCCATCGGCCCGGCCATCGTACGGCGAAATGCCAAGATCATCCTGGTTATCCTGGTGCTGCTGATATTGACCATCAGAGTCGCCCCCATTCCGGGACGCTCACAAGGCAGCATATTCTATGATAGAAACGGCCGGATCCTGACAGTGACCACATCAGCAGGCAAGATCCCGGTTCCTATAGGGCAAATGTCCAAGTACCTGCCAGAGGCAGTTGTTGCAATCGAAGATCAAAGATTCTACGTGCACTTCGGCATTGACCCCGTGGGGCTTGTGAGGGCGCTGGTGACTAATATCAGGGCCGGGCGAATTGTTGAGGGCGGGAGCACCATAACACAACAATTGGCTAAGAATATGTTTCTCACCCCTGAAAGGAGCATCGATCGTAAGCTCAAGGAAGCCATGCTGGCAGTGTACCTCGAGATGAAATTCGGCAAACGCGCGATCCTCGAGAAATACCTCAACACAGTATACTTCGGGCATGGAGCCTATGGTGTTGAAATGGCATCCCGCGTCTATTTCGGAAAAGGTGCGAAGGATCTTACCCTAGCTGAGTCAGCCATGCTTGCGGGGCTGATCCGCGGACCATATTACTACTCACCCTATAGAAACATAAAAGCTGCCATGGCAAGACGAGCAATGGTGCTCAATAGGATGGTGGCGATGGGATACATTTCGCCCATCGAAGCGGCCGAGGCGGCCAGGGAGCCCATCCGCCTCGCGGGACTCGAAGGCAGAGAATACCGGCAGGCCCCTTATTTTGTCGACTATGTGATGCAGCAGTTGGCAGACCGGTATCTCAATGATGGTGATTTGCTCTATAATGGAGGACTTCAGATCCATACGACATTGGATGTCAACATCCAGGTCGCGGCAGAGGAGGCGTTCCATGAGATCATAGGGGAGCTTGCTAAAGTGTCACCGGCAAAGCAGGGAAGTGCGCAGGGCGGCACCCTGATAACCCAGCCCCAGGGGGCTCTGGTGGCCATCGAGCCCCAAACGGGAGAAGTGCGGGCGCTCATTGGCGGCACCAGTTTCCGCATGACTCCATTTAATAGGGCCATAAATGCAAAACGCCAGCCAGGTTCGGCATTCAAGCCTTTTGTCTATGCTGCAGCCCTTGACCATGGATTTACGGCGGCGTCCTCCATCGCATGCGAACCTATCTATCTCCCAACGGCCCAGGGGGTATATAGCCCCAGGGACTTCGGCAAGGAGTCGTATCACTGGCGCGTCCTATCATTGAGAGAAGCTCTGGTTGTATCATGCAATGTCATTGCTGTCAAATTGAACTATGCGTTGGGACCAGAACTAGGAGCTTCCTACGCAAGAAACATGGGCATCACAAGTGTTCTCCGCCCCAATTTATCTCTGGTGCTTGGCACATCAGAAGTAAGCCCTCTCGAGATGGCAGTCGCATATTGCCCGCTGGCAAATGGGGGTTATGCCGTAAAACCAAAGTTCATGAACTCTATTTTGAGTTCCACCGGAGGGGTGATTCGAACATTCGCGACAAGGAAGTGGAAAGTGCTCGATCCAAGGACCTCATATATTCTGACGGATATGCTGAAAGGGGTATTGAAGCGAGGTGGCACAGCGCCTGATGTCTCCCGCATCTTCAGCCACCCAGCAGCCGGGAAGACCGGCTCGAGCCAGAACTTTACCGATGCATGGTTCGTAGGGTACACCCCTGACCTTGTCGCTGCCGTCTATATTGGGCATGATGATCCAGCGACCCCGGTGGCCCGGCCGGGAGGCGCCACGGCGGCCCTCATTTGGGCCAGATTTATGCAAAGGGTATATGGCAATGCGTCACCACGTGATTTTACTGAACCTTCCGGTTTGGTTCGCCGGGAAGTCTGCGGCACGTCCGGTATGTCTCCCACGCCCTTTTGCCCGTGGACCAGGCAAGAGGTCTTCAAGGCTGAGACAGCTCCGGATACCCCCTGCACATGGCATAGCCCTGGCGCCGTCATGAAAGGAATGAACAAGGCTCGCTAG
- a CDS encoding YbbR-like domain-containing protein: MNESWRQDFSLRLLALLLAVVIWFVVGRGSPSPFMAKSEPVIERTFPVIVAFMGVPSAEVVTFGQTVEPASVLVSGPQSKVEKIARVTCLVDASRLSQAGRTTRTVAIEARLTPLDSEGGRVTGVRLRPEAVFVSLWLERPELREGPRQNR, encoded by the coding sequence TTGAACGAATCCTGGAGACAAGATTTTTCCTTGAGGCTTCTAGCCCTTCTTTTGGCTGTAGTGATATGGTTTGTGGTGGGACGAGGATCGCCTTCGCCGTTCATGGCTAAATCTGAACCGGTAATCGAGCGAACCTTTCCGGTCATCGTAGCGTTCATGGGTGTGCCATCCGCTGAAGTGGTCACCTTCGGCCAAACTGTCGAGCCTGCCTCTGTATTGGTGTCCGGCCCTCAAAGCAAGGTGGAGAAAATCGCCAGGGTGACATGTCTCGTTGATGCCTCCAGGTTGTCTCAGGCCGGCCGGACTACACGGACTGTTGCCATAGAGGCTCGTCTTACTCCACTTGACTCTGAGGGAGGCCGGGTCACTGGCGTGCGCCTCCGGCCCGAAGCCGTCTTTGTGAGCCTCTGGCTCGAGAGACCCGAATTACGCGAAGGTCCACGACAGAATAGATAG
- a CDS encoding HAD family hydrolase, which translates to MAIRLVALDLDNTLLDAPNHISEAGQAVIEKAIRQGVMVTLASGRMFSAVAPLGDQLGLDIPLITYNGALIKASKSGEVYFHLPVPYDLSLEIIRYAEENDLTVNTYIDEVVYVNRMSDEAEMYSSRYGAKVVAVPDLAAFLRQRSAEGSTKLLILAPEEIARKHLGILKQRFGDRLNIMISLPTYVEVVNKGVSKGRALLKLAERFGIHAGEIMAIGDSENDIEMLKAASIGVAVANAEESVKQMADYVTEAPDGNGVAEAFGKFIFEPASADT; encoded by the coding sequence ATGGCGATAAGACTTGTTGCTCTAGATCTTGACAACACGCTTCTAGATGCCCCAAATCATATTTCTGAGGCTGGCCAGGCGGTCATTGAGAAAGCTATCCGGCAGGGCGTAATGGTCACCCTTGCCAGCGGCAGGATGTTCTCGGCCGTGGCTCCGCTTGGGGATCAACTAGGCCTCGATATTCCATTGATCACTTACAATGGGGCTCTGATCAAGGCATCTAAGTCTGGCGAAGTATATTTCCACCTCCCGGTCCCATATGATCTCTCGCTGGAGATCATCCGGTACGCAGAGGAAAATGACCTTACGGTGAATACCTACATCGATGAAGTGGTCTATGTCAACAGGATGTCAGATGAAGCTGAAATGTATAGCAGCCGCTATGGCGCGAAGGTCGTGGCTGTGCCTGATCTTGCCGCATTCCTGAGGCAGAGGTCGGCCGAAGGCTCAACAAAACTATTGATTCTCGCCCCCGAAGAGATTGCGCGCAAGCATCTGGGGATTCTCAAGCAACGCTTTGGAGACAGGCTCAATATCATGATTTCCTTGCCTACATATGTGGAAGTGGTCAATAAGGGTGTCTCAAAGGGGAGGGCATTATTGAAGCTTGCCGAAAGATTCGGCATCCATGCGGGTGAGATCATGGCGATTGGGGATTCTGAGAATGATATAGAAATGCTAAAAGCCGCATCCATAGGAGTGGCTGTAGCGAACGCCGAGGAGAGCGTCAAGCAGATGGCCGACTATGTGACAGAAGCCCCTGATGGCAACGGAGTCGCTGAGGCCTTCGGGAAGTTTATCTTTGAACCCGCTTCTGCAGACACTTAA
- a CDS encoding TIGR00159 family protein codes for MVRNAIGQVGVLRVVTSVADILIVAYVIYRILVLIRGTRAVSLIKGLAVLFIANLISQVFGLSTVYWLLQRTITMVFVALPIVFLPELRRALEQIGRGRLFSAGFDIFGQDDPARTITEVSRAAGILSREKIGALMVIERNTGLSDLIEMGMKLDAIVSGELLLNIFTPNTPMHDGAVVIRGGRIAAAGCYLPLTDNPTVSRRLGTRHRAALGISEQTDAAVVIVSEETGVISLASDGRLTRYLDEDSLRERLQRLLETRSKQSFKDWLKAQVHA; via the coding sequence ATGGTTAGAAATGCCATCGGGCAAGTTGGTGTTCTCAGGGTAGTGACATCGGTCGCCGATATCTTGATAGTTGCATATGTGATATACCGCATCCTCGTGCTCATTCGAGGAACGAGAGCCGTTTCCCTTATCAAGGGGCTTGCTGTGCTGTTCATCGCTAATCTGATAAGCCAGGTATTTGGGCTTTCTACAGTCTACTGGCTGCTGCAGAGGACTATAACCATGGTCTTTGTCGCTCTTCCGATCGTATTCTTGCCGGAGTTGCGACGGGCCTTGGAGCAGATAGGAAGGGGACGGCTCTTTTCCGCCGGATTCGATATATTTGGGCAGGATGATCCTGCAAGGACTATTACAGAGGTCTCAAGGGCCGCCGGAATACTGTCCAGGGAAAAGATCGGAGCCCTTATGGTCATAGAGCGCAACACAGGACTATCTGACTTGATCGAGATGGGTATGAAACTAGATGCAATTGTATCAGGCGAACTCCTGCTCAATATCTTTACCCCCAATACCCCGATGCACGATGGAGCAGTTGTCATCAGGGGAGGGCGGATAGCCGCCGCCGGCTGCTACCTACCACTTACTGATAATCCTACAGTAAGCCGTCGCCTGGGGACACGTCATCGCGCAGCGCTCGGGATTTCGGAGCAGACGGATGCGGCCGTCGTAATAGTATCAGAGGAAACTGGAGTCATCTCGCTTGCCTCTGATGGTCGCTTGACGCGCTATTTGGATGAAGACTCCTTGAGGGAGCGACTTCAGCGACTTCTTGAGACCAGATCGAAACAGTCATTCAAAGATTGGCTCAAGGCGCAGGTTCATGCTTGA